TTAACAAATAAGCATGTACCTGGATGCTATACTTGCAAAATTGGTAGTAGAATTTGTGTACGTTATTTGCATCTTGTCTAAGCAATTCTTTCGCCTTTTCCAGGTATTTACTTAAACTTTCGTAATCTCCAACAACATAAAATTCTTGAATTAAGTAGGTTATTGCTTCAACCTTTAATTTGTATTCCGATTCTTGATTTTCTTCAAAAGCTAACAAATAATTCTTAATTGCTTCATTTGAATTATCCATTTGCGAATATAAATGCCCTAGATTTTGATATGCTAAGGTAATGACACTTTCAGTATCACTTAATATCCCCAAATGTTTGGCTAATTGAAAGTTTTTAATCGCTTTATCGTACATTTTAAACCTCTGGTAAGAGATTCCAAATAAAATATGGCATTGACCACAGCGTACAAAATTGTACTCACGTTGAAACACTTCCATTGCTTCCTTCGTATACTCAAGACATTCTAATTGCTCCCATAATTGGCTATGCGTGACAGCTAAAGCATACTTTAAATCGGCAACCTCCGTCTCATCCAAACTAGCAGTCGGTATTTTTTCTTGTGCCAACTTAAATAATTCCATTGCTTTAGCATGCTCATCCAAATAAGAATAATAATGGCTCTATACTAAATGTGGTGGTACTCCTTATTGTGCCAATGCACAGAAAGATGCAAAAAAATACACTCACTCCCCTCTCTTTTGATAACCTTGAGTTGCAGACACAAAAGGTAAAGGAGAGGGAAAGAGTGCAATATCATCTTATCATAGATTTATTGGGGATAAAAGATAAACAAGTAGAAGTATGGGATATAAAAGAAGAACCCGCGACATGGTTGGTAGAGCTTTATACGAAAGTTAAAAAGCAAACATGTCCATCCTGTAAAGCGAAAACAAAGCGAGTGCACAGCTACCGAAAACAGTTGATTCAAGGGTCAAATCTATCCCATACATCCGTGAAAATTTCTCTGCGAAAAAGAAGATATCTATGTACCCATTGCCACCATACCTTTTATGAACATTTACAAATGGTGGATCGGTATCAAAGGTGCACCAATTCATTACAAATGAGCGCACGAACTTACTCGGCAATCGGTTCATTTACGGATGCAGCCCGTTTATCTGGTATGACAACGAATCGATTAATCCGTTTGTTTGATCGTCATCCCCTGCAAACAAAGAAGGTTCTACCACGTGCTATAGCTATTGATGAGTTTAAAGGAGATGCAGGAGGAGAGAGGTTTCAAACAGTCATTGCAGATGTGGAGAACAAAGAAATCATCGATATTTTACCGGACAGAAAAGTAGATACCATAAAAGAGTATTTACAATCCCGTGATACGAGTAAAGTCCAAATCGTCGTTATGGATTTGTCAAAATCCTTTAAACAAGCTGTACAAAAAGCATTAGGCAATCCATTGATTATTGCCGATCGATTTCACTATATGAGGCAAGTATATTGGGCACTGGATGAAGTACGCCGAGAAGTTCAGAGGGATTTGGATAAAAAGCCACGTATCCAGATGAAACGTAGTAAAAAACTGTTATGGAAATCGGTATATAAACTGGATGAAGAAGAGTCAGAAAAGGTACAAAAGCTTCTTGATATTGATCCCAGATTACAAAAAGCCTATGCACTTAAGAATAAGTTAGATCAATGGTTTAAGGAAAGCGATAAGGATACAGCTAAAGCTGGATTAGAAGCATGTATGCAGACATTAAAAGAATCAGGTATGGATTCATTTCAACGTGTTTATCATACGTTTCAGCGATGGAAGACAGAAATCCTCCAATCATTTATGTATCCTTTTAACAATGGATATATAGAAGGGATAAACAACAAGATAAAGGTGTTAAAACGTAAGTCCTATGGCATTAAAAATTTTTCAAGATTAAAGAATAAAATACTATGGCAACAAGAGGTTAACAAATTAATTTAACACTAACTAAAAAGAGATGGTGGAGAGTAATTTCCACCACCACATTTGACAAAGAACCATAATAATTCCCCTTGAACTTGTACCAATAATATTCGTGTTTTACATTAAATGAATCAACGAGTTCCCGTAATTCGTTTATTTTTGCCAGTGCTTGATTCATTTCACTTAAAACAGTATAGTAACGTATTTTATGAATTTCAAACATGATAAAGTTCTCATTGATGCTCTGGTCCATAAGTGATTGTAATTCTTCATACCTTGCTTTCATTTCATGTTTATCACAATGATCAAAGAGCATCTCATACCACTGTTGGCATTTTTCCTCGATATGGGAATTCGTTTCCTCTGCAAATTCAATCCCTAATCGTTTACAAAGTAATTGAATGATTTCTGGGCTAGCCTTCGTCTTTTTATTTTCGATTTTGGATAAATAAGACAATGAAACGATACCTTCCGACAATTCCCCTTGTGTCATTTGCCGCTTCGTTCGTTGCAATTTGATAAACGGTCCTATATCTATCAAATCCCCCCACCCACTATCCTTAATAATTAGGTTTACTTTGTATAGTGTCATTATAACATAAATTCAGATAATTCATATTGGGAAAAATTTGATTATTAATCTAATTTTCAACGCAAAGCTCCTCAAAAAACTTTCCTACTTTCTTAATTAAGGAAAATCACTGAATAAATTGGCTGAAACTGCAAAAGTACCTGTATTTCGAAGCATTACTTTTTGAATAAAAATTAAAATATTGTCGGTCGATAGTTTAATTTCAAACTAAATCACTTAGGAAATAAGACATAACTAATAAATAAATTCAACACTTTATTTTCTTTTTTTTCCTACATTTTCAAATCGTTTTGTCGTTCATCATAACTTTAGCAAAACTTGGCTTGTAGCCAAGTCTTATGGCGGAAGCCTGTGTTTTTCTTATACTATAAACCAAAAAAATCTTATACTTCCCTATAGTGGAACAAAGGCACGGGGCGCCCGTTTAGCAACGTAGCGAATGGAACGAATCAACTAAAGATAAAGTGAACCTTCAATCATCGGGGTTTTCCTCCATCCCCGCTGATGGTTAGTTGAACGAATCGGGGATTTAGGTGCTGTTACCTCCCACTTAGACTTGTTCAGCTTGCATCTTCTAGTGGGAGTCTACAACGCCTTTTTACGGGATAAAGGAGTCATGCCACTAAAACCGGGATATGCCGACGCCTGAGCGGCAAGCCCGTTTTTAGTCGGCCTTCCTATTAGCGACGAACTGATGACGACTTATCACAGGGTGATCTCGTGAAGTCGCATCGTTGCTGGGCTCATGCGCCTGACGTGACTATTCGGTTATTTCATTATCCATAAGCACCTAAGTTTATACTCTCTTATTCTGAAAAAAGCCTGCCTAGAAATAACATTTTCTACACAGGCTACTCTCAAATTCTTCTAATCAAACATTATAAAATATGCACCGTCGGCTTTTTCGAACCAGGTTTTCGATAGATAAGGCTTTCCAGTTTATCACTGGACGTTATTTTTACTTCTATAGCATAGTGATCCGGGAACATTTCCTGGATCAGACCATATGCATACTGGGTAAAACCGACCACTTCCCCTTTTCCATAAAACTCAATCGGAATTTCAATTGACATTTTTTGGAGTTCATCATTTACGTAAAAGCCTTCGCCAATGACTCCGACATAGTTCGGGAAATAACTGGCGATTTCTTTACCAAAATTGGTAACTAGTTCGTGATCTTCGAAGTGTTTTTCTTTTCCTTCCTCTGATGGGAATAATACATATTTTTCTCCTATTGATTCCCATTCACCAACAGAAGAACTATCTGCTGGAATATTTGTTTTGGCCACAAAGTTTCCAGGAACCGGGGAAGCTTCGTCCTCCTCCCGATAAATCGCCATCATCACTGGCACATTTTCCAAACCTTCAATTTCACGCAAATTTTCTAGAATTTTACCGGCGATTTTATTCGCTTGCTTCATCATCTCCGATTGGCTAATATTCCTTTCGTATGTCGGTCCACCTGCCTCCGTTTTGAATTGATACGTTGATTTCATTGCAATCCCAATGGAAACCCCACCTAAGGATACCGTATTTTCCTCATTCTTCACTAGATAGTTTTGCTCTAATATATGGGAAAGATAGCGTGGATTCTTTTCGTGATATTCCTTAGAAGCCTTCTCTTTCTTTTTTGGGTTTAACGCATCAATCCAGTTTATAACTGTTTCTTCGTCGATATATTGTCCCTCTTGAAACAAATATTTGTCGGGATCGTACACTTCTTTCGAATGTCTGCGTAAGCCCTCCTCCATTTCATCGATATCAAGTCGGTTAGCTACTTGACCAACGATGACACCTCTCGCTTTACCAGGCTTAAAAGGAAGGATCATCTTATAGTTTTCAGCAGAAAGCTGATAGCTAGGGACAATTGCCTGTTCTTCTTTTGAATTAGACTCTTTTTTCTGCACAACCTCTTCATCATTCATATTGGGGGCGCAACTCGTGAGTAGTAACAACGCCCCAATAAACCAAATACTTATCTTTTTCACGATTCCACTCCCTCATTTTCCATGGCTTGCTGAAATTGGGATTCATTCCATACGTCAATCCCTAGTTTCTCTGCTTTTTCCAGCTTGGACCCTGCATCTTCACCAGCAATTACTAAATCCGTCTTTTTACTTACACTTCCCGTGACATTCCCACCTAAGCTTTCAATTAACTCCTTTGCTTCGGTACGTGTATAGATATCCATTTTTCCTGTCAGGACAACGGTTTTTCCATTAAACGGACTTGTTTTTGCTGCCTCTGAAGGTTTAGCACCTAAATAGGTCATGTTAACACCAAGGGCTCGTAACTCATCTAAAAGCTCGATGACTTGCTGCTCTTGGAAATATTGCACAATGGAATCGGCCATTTTCTCACCAATCTCATTAATGGCCAGCAAGTCGTCATACGTTGCTTGCTGTAACTTTTCCATCGTTCCAAATTCCATTGCCAACGTCTTAGCTGCTTTTGCGCCAACAAAACGGATACCAAGTCCGAATAATAGACGTTCCAATGAATTAGCTTTCGAAGCTTCAATCGCTTCTAATAAGTTCGTTACAGATTTTTCTCCCATGCGTTCAAGTTCCAAAAGCTCGGCTTTCTCCAAACGATAAATATCAGCAATTGTTTTTACAAGATCAGCTTGGAATAATTGGGCAATCACTTTTTCGCCAAGGCCGTCAATATTCATGGCATTCCTAGATACGAAATGAATAAGCCCTTCTTTTAATTGTGCAGGACAATTTGGATTAATACAACGTAAGGCGACCTCTTCTTCCAGGCGGACAAGTTCACTGCCGCATGCAGGGCAATCTTTTGGCATATGGAATTCTTTTTCCTCACCCGTACGTTCTTCTACCATCGCCCGTACAACTTTCGGAATAATATCTCCTGCTTTTTTAATCACGACCGTATCTCCAATCCGTATATCTTGTTCGCGGATTAAATCTTCATTATGAAGGGAGGCGCGTTGGACAGTCGTCCCAGCCACTTTTACCGGGTTTAAAATGGCTGTTGGTGTGATAACACCAGTTCTTCCAACACTTAACTCAATATCTATTAATTTCGTGATTGCTTCCTCAGCCGGAAATTTATAAGCAATCGCCCAGCGGGGGCTTTTCGCTGTATAGCCTAACTCTTCCTGTTGCCGAAGGTCGTCTACTTTAATGACGATCCCATCGATTTCGTAATGGAGGTGAGGACGTTCTTTTGTCCAATATTCGACATATTCCATGACTTCTTCCACGGAGTGACATTTCCTCCATTCCGGATTTGTCTTTAGACCTAACTCTTTTAAACGCTCTAATCGCTCACTATGCTTCGTTAAATTACTATTGGCCCACTCGCCAACGCCATACAAAAAGATATCCAGATTGCGTTTCGCAGCAATTTTCGGATCAAGCTGGCGTAAAGAACCCGCGGCTGCGTTTCGAGGATTGGCAAAAGGTTCTTCACCGTTAGCTTTTCGTTCTTCGTTTAAAGCTAAAAAGGATTTGTGAGGCATAAACGCTTCTCCGCGTATTTCCAACGTTTCTTTTTCTCTAATCGTTAAAGGGATGCTGCGTATGGTTCGTAAATTACTTGTAATATCCTCACCAGTCGTTCCGTCACCACGTGTTGCTCCACGAACGAATTTGCCATCTTCATATGTTAATGAAACGGCTAGCCCATCTATTTTTAATTCACAAACGAAGCTAATAGGCTCCTCTGTTCCTTGACTCGCTCTCCTGACAAAATCGCGAATATCTTGTTCATTAAAGGCGTTCGCTAAACTAAGCATAGGAACACGGTGCTCCACCTTTTGGAACCCTTCCATTGGCTCCCCACCAACTCGCTGTGTAGGGGAATCTGGGTATTTAAATTCAGGATATGCTTCTTCAAGCTTACGGAGTTCCTGCATCTTTTGGTCATAAATAGCATCTTCCACAGATGGTTTATCGAGCACATGATATTCATAGTTGTATTGATTTAAAGCTTCTGTTAATTGTTTTATTTTTGTCTGTGCTTGTTGTTTATCCATCCAAGCACCTCCCTACTCTTTCGTAATTGGTGCAAATTTTGCCAGCACGCGTTTAATGCCAACAGGTGCAGGGAATGCAATATCTAACTCCATTGCTTCACCTTCGCCATTTACTCTTACAACAGTCCCAACACCCCATTTTTTATGCTTGGCTTTGTCACCAGGGGACCATGTTTCGTTTTCAGCACCTGAAGTTTTCGGCATATGCTGCGCTTTGCGCTTCATTGGTGCCGTCCTGCTTATATTTGACTCTCTGCTTTCACCAAACATAGAAGTGTTAGCAACCTCGATTCCTGCCATCAACTCTTCCGGAATTTCATTAATAAAGCGGCTAATCGGATTCATATTTGTACGTCCAAATAAGGTTCGCATTCGTGCATGCGTAAGGTATAGTTCCTTTTCTGCACGAGTAATACCAACATATGCTAATCTGCGTTCTTCTTCCATTTCTTCTTCATCAAACATCGAACGACTATGTGGGAAAACATTCTCTTCCATACCAATTAAAAAGACAACTGGAAATTCTAAGCCTTTCGCTGCATGCAGCGTCATGAGCGTGATTTTATCTTCTGCCTCCGTTTCAGCTTCATCGACTTGATCGATATCTGCAATTAACGCTAAATCGGTTAAAAAGGCGACGAGCGATTTATCTTCACTGACTGCTTCAAAATCCTTGGTAACGGTCATGAATTCTTCTAAGTTTTCAAGTCTGCTTTGCGCTTCAAGCGATCGTTCATTTTTTAACATCGTCTCGTACCCAGTTCGTTCTAAAACAGCTTCTACCATATCTGTTGCGGTTAAAAACTCCTGTTGCTGAGCAAAAGATTGCATGAGGCTGGAAAATTCAGCCAGAGCATTAGCTGCTTTTTTAGAAACACCAGTAAAGTCGACTTCCTTCACCGCTTGGTTGAATGAAATGTCATGGATAGAAGCATATTCCCGCAACCGTTCGATCGACGTTTTCCCAATCCCTCGTTTTGGGACATTGACCACTCGTTCAAAGCTCAAATCATCATCTGGATTGGCAATTAAACGAAGGTAAGCAATGATGTCCTTTATTTCTTTTCGCTCGTAGAATTTAGTTCCGCCCACCATTTGGTATGGCATGTTTGACTTGACCAACGTATCCTCAATCGCACGTGATTGCGCATTCGTTCGATACAGTATCGCCACATCGCTTGGAGAATATCCCTCTTCTCGGGTTAATTGCTGAATTTTTTCCGTGACAAATAAAGCTTCTTCCTGCTCCGTTGCACCTTGAAAATAATGAATCTGTTTTCCGTCATCGTTTTCTGTCCAAAGCTTCTTTGGTTTTCTACCCGTGTTGTTTGCAATTACATGGTTTGCGGCAGCTAAAATCGATTTCGTTGACCGGTAATTTTGTTCCAATAAAATGGTTCTTGACGCCGGATAGTCTTTTTCAAAAGTAAGGATATTGGCGATATCGGCACCACGCCAACGATAAATCGACTGATCCGAATCTCCAACAACACACAAATTCTGATAGCGGCTTGCTAGCATTTTAACGAGAGAGTACTGTGCGTGGTTGGTATCCTGATACTCATCCACATGAATATATTGAAAGCGGCGCTGATAATATTCCAGTACTTCTGGCACACGTTTAAATAAATGAATTGTTTGCATAATTAAATCATCAAAATCAAGCGACTGATTTTTTACAATCATTTTTTGGTACGCCTCATAAACCTGTCCTACTTGCCGTTCAAAAAAATTGCCAACTTGCTTATTATATTCTTCAGGTGTGATAAGTTCATTTTTGGCCGCACTGATTTGACCAAGCATCGCTCTTGGCTCAAATTTTTTCGGGTCAATATTCAAATTTTTAAGTACCTGTTTAATGACAGACAGCTGATCGCTACTATCTAAAATCGTAAAATTACTGTTATAACCAATTCGGTCTATATCTCTTCGTAAAATTCGTACACACATGGAGTGAAAGGTCGATACCCACATGTATTCACTCTCAGGACCAACCAATCTTCTTACACGTTCTTTCATTTCTCGGGCAGCTTTATTCGTAAACGTAATCGCTAGCACATTGCGTGCTGCAACGTCCTTTTCTGCTAACAAATATGCAATCCGATGTGTTAATACACGTGTTTTCCCACTCCCAGCACCTGCCATTATGAGCAGTGGACCGTCTGTATGGATAACCGCTTCTCGTTGTTGCTGATTTAACCCTTTTAATAGCGTTTCCTTCGTTTGACTCATAATATCACCGCCTAACTGATTACTCTTTAACCGCTCTAACGGTTTGTAAAGCTTGCTTGATGTCTGTATAAATACTATTGCCAACGATGATCACATCTGCATGCTGTTTCATTTCTTTGGCTTGCGCAGCAGTTTCTATTCCTCCACCGTAAAAGAGGGTGGAGTGCTGTAATTGAGCTTTTACCTTCTTCACTAGAGCTGGGTCGCCATATTTCCCACTATATTCCATATAAAAAATAGGTAAGTGGAATACTTTATCTGTCATATATGCGTAAGCCATGACATCCTCTTCATCTGGTAAATAGCTATTCGTATACGTAAATGCTTTTGCTTCTTCGTTTAAAATACAATATCCTTCAAATAACACCTCACTAAGCTCCAGCATATCGATATATTCCTTAATCGCCTGGTGCTGTATATCCATCATCCATTTTTTCTCTTTTGAATTAAGCACCATCGGAATATAATAATAATCAAATCCAGGAGTGATGGCTTCCATCGATGATATTTCCAAAATACAAGGCACAGTATATCGG
This genomic interval from Virgibacillus pantothenticus contains the following:
- the ligA gene encoding NAD-dependent DNA ligase LigA is translated as MDKQQAQTKIKQLTEALNQYNYEYHVLDKPSVEDAIYDQKMQELRKLEEAYPEFKYPDSPTQRVGGEPMEGFQKVEHRVPMLSLANAFNEQDIRDFVRRASQGTEEPISFVCELKIDGLAVSLTYEDGKFVRGATRGDGTTGEDITSNLRTIRSIPLTIREKETLEIRGEAFMPHKSFLALNEERKANGEEPFANPRNAAAGSLRQLDPKIAAKRNLDIFLYGVGEWANSNLTKHSERLERLKELGLKTNPEWRKCHSVEEVMEYVEYWTKERPHLHYEIDGIVIKVDDLRQQEELGYTAKSPRWAIAYKFPAEEAITKLIDIELSVGRTGVITPTAILNPVKVAGTTVQRASLHNEDLIREQDIRIGDTVVIKKAGDIIPKVVRAMVEERTGEEKEFHMPKDCPACGSELVRLEEEVALRCINPNCPAQLKEGLIHFVSRNAMNIDGLGEKVIAQLFQADLVKTIADIYRLEKAELLELERMGEKSVTNLLEAIEASKANSLERLLFGLGIRFVGAKAAKTLAMEFGTMEKLQQATYDDLLAINEIGEKMADSIVQYFQEQQVIELLDELRALGVNMTYLGAKPSEAAKTSPFNGKTVVLTGKMDIYTRTEAKELIESLGGNVTGSVSKKTDLVIAGEDAGSKLEKAEKLGIDVWNESQFQQAMENEGVES
- a CDS encoding heptaprenylglyceryl phosphate synthase — translated: MNTLLKQWKHIFKLDPAKEMTDEDLEKICESGTDAIIVGGTDNITLDGVLDLLSRIRRYTVPCILEISSMEAITPGFDYYYIPMVLNSKEKKWMMDIQHQAIKEYIDMLELSEVLFEGYCILNEEAKAFTYTNSYLPDEEDVMAYAYMTDKVFHLPIFYMEYSGKYGDPALVKKVKAQLQHSTLFYGGGIETAAQAKEMKQHADVIIVGNSIYTDIKQALQTVRAVKE
- a CDS encoding CamS family sex pheromone protein, encoding MKKISIWFIGALLLLTSCAPNMNDEEVVQKKESNSKEEQAIVPSYQLSAENYKMILPFKPGKARGVIVGQVANRLDIDEMEEGLRRHSKEVYDPDKYLFQEGQYIDEETVINWIDALNPKKKEKASKEYHEKNPRYLSHILEQNYLVKNEENTVSLGGVSIGIAMKSTYQFKTEAGGPTYERNISQSEMMKQANKIAGKILENLREIEGLENVPVMMAIYREEDEASPVPGNFVAKTNIPADSSSVGEWESIGEKYVLFPSEEGKEKHFEDHELVTNFGKEIASYFPNYVGVIGEGFYVNDELQKMSIEIPIEFYGKGEVVGFTQYAYGLIQEMFPDHYAIEVKITSSDKLESLIYRKPGSKKPTVHIL
- the pcrA gene encoding DNA helicase PcrA produces the protein MSQTKETLLKGLNQQQREAVIHTDGPLLIMAGAGSGKTRVLTHRIAYLLAEKDVAARNVLAITFTNKAAREMKERVRRLVGPESEYMWVSTFHSMCVRILRRDIDRIGYNSNFTILDSSDQLSVIKQVLKNLNIDPKKFEPRAMLGQISAAKNELITPEEYNKQVGNFFERQVGQVYEAYQKMIVKNQSLDFDDLIMQTIHLFKRVPEVLEYYQRRFQYIHVDEYQDTNHAQYSLVKMLASRYQNLCVVGDSDQSIYRWRGADIANILTFEKDYPASRTILLEQNYRSTKSILAAANHVIANNTGRKPKKLWTENDDGKQIHYFQGATEQEEALFVTEKIQQLTREEGYSPSDVAILYRTNAQSRAIEDTLVKSNMPYQMVGGTKFYERKEIKDIIAYLRLIANPDDDLSFERVVNVPKRGIGKTSIERLREYASIHDISFNQAVKEVDFTGVSKKAANALAEFSSLMQSFAQQQEFLTATDMVEAVLERTGYETMLKNERSLEAQSRLENLEEFMTVTKDFEAVSEDKSLVAFLTDLALIADIDQVDEAETEAEDKITLMTLHAAKGLEFPVVFLIGMEENVFPHSRSMFDEEEMEEERRLAYVGITRAEKELYLTHARMRTLFGRTNMNPISRFINEIPEELMAGIEVANTSMFGESRESNISRTAPMKRKAQHMPKTSGAENETWSPGDKAKHKKWGVGTVVRVNGEGEAMELDIAFPAPVGIKRVLAKFAPITKE
- a CDS encoding helix-turn-helix domain-containing protein; amino-acid sequence: MIDIGPFIKLQRTKRQMTQGELSEGIVSLSYLSKIENKKTKASPEIIQLLCKRLGIEFAEETNSHIEEKCQQWYEMLFDHCDKHEMKARYEELQSLMDQSINENFIMFEIHKIRYYTVLSEMNQALAKINELRELVDSFNVKHEYYWYKFKGNYYGSLSNVVVEITLHHLFLVSVKLIC
- a CDS encoding ISL3 family transposase encodes the protein MQYHLIIDLLGIKDKQVEVWDIKEEPATWLVELYTKVKKQTCPSCKAKTKRVHSYRKQLIQGSNLSHTSVKISLRKRRYLCTHCHHTFYEHLQMVDRYQRCTNSLQMSARTYSAIGSFTDAARLSGMTTNRLIRLFDRHPLQTKKVLPRAIAIDEFKGDAGGERFQTVIADVENKEIIDILPDRKVDTIKEYLQSRDTSKVQIVVMDLSKSFKQAVQKALGNPLIIADRFHYMRQVYWALDEVRREVQRDLDKKPRIQMKRSKKLLWKSVYKLDEEESEKVQKLLDIDPRLQKAYALKNKLDQWFKESDKDTAKAGLEACMQTLKESGMDSFQRVYHTFQRWKTEILQSFMYPFNNGYIEGINNKIKVLKRKSYGIKNFSRLKNKILWQQEVNKLI